The following coding sequences lie in one Alloacidobacterium dinghuense genomic window:
- a CDS encoding ribulokinase, whose product MSTIAGVDFGTLSVRVTLLDSARGGEDVAKGRLATAVAEYPLHRKREDPDYATQSHQDQMDALVKATRQAIQDAGIDGSQIEAMALDTTGSSVIPVGENLQPLDDYYLWCDHRAKEEAQQITELAHREQLEAIEWCGGVYSHEWGFAKLLHWLRHNPDKRGRFVTAFEHCDMVAATLCGVTDAKQAKRSVCAMGHKWMWNPKWDGLPSQEFLSKLDPLFEGIREKLAGSYETSNKLAGHLSPQWAEAMGLRAGIPIPVGAFDAHWDAIGAGCREGDVVNVVGTSTCIIAMQKKANLVPGVCGVVPGSVHPAYTGVEAGLSATGDIFEAIARRAGHKVSELSKGLESYRAGQTGLLRLSWDNGDRTVLVNSELGGVTLGWNLIHTAQDELYAAIEGTAFHTRIILDRMAEYGVPVDRVINAGGIPQNNQVLNQVYADVLGKPVLVPAGIPTSLGSGIFALLAAKAFPSIEDAQASMCLSYKTFTPNPEAHSTYNRLFDHYKRLYFALGKRKSDPTVIGDVLPNLRKIAAEVTRGA is encoded by the coding sequence ATGTCCACAATAGCAGGCGTAGATTTCGGAACCCTAAGCGTGCGCGTCACCCTCCTCGACAGCGCCCGCGGCGGGGAAGATGTAGCAAAAGGCCGCCTTGCCACCGCCGTCGCCGAATACCCGCTCCACCGCAAGCGCGAAGACCCCGACTACGCCACGCAGTCCCATCAGGACCAGATGGACGCCCTCGTCAAAGCCACTCGTCAGGCCATCCAGGACGCAGGCATCGACGGCTCCCAGATCGAAGCCATGGCGCTCGACACCACCGGCTCCAGCGTCATCCCAGTCGGCGAAAACCTCCAGCCACTCGACGACTACTACCTCTGGTGCGACCATCGCGCCAAAGAGGAAGCGCAGCAAATCACCGAGCTCGCCCACCGCGAACAGCTCGAAGCCATCGAGTGGTGCGGCGGCGTCTACTCCCACGAGTGGGGATTCGCCAAGCTCCTCCACTGGCTCCGCCACAACCCCGACAAGCGCGGCCGCTTCGTCACCGCCTTCGAACACTGCGACATGGTCGCCGCAACTCTCTGCGGCGTCACCGACGCAAAGCAGGCGAAACGCAGCGTCTGCGCCATGGGCCACAAATGGATGTGGAACCCGAAATGGGACGGCCTGCCCTCACAGGAATTCCTCTCTAAACTCGATCCGCTCTTCGAAGGCATCCGCGAAAAACTCGCAGGCAGCTACGAAACCTCCAACAAACTCGCCGGCCATCTCTCGCCCCAATGGGCCGAAGCCATGGGCCTGCGCGCCGGAATCCCCATCCCCGTCGGCGCCTTCGACGCGCACTGGGACGCCATCGGCGCAGGCTGCCGCGAGGGCGACGTGGTCAATGTCGTCGGCACCTCTACCTGCATCATCGCCATGCAGAAGAAGGCCAACCTCGTCCCCGGCGTCTGCGGCGTCGTCCCCGGCAGCGTCCACCCCGCTTACACCGGAGTCGAAGCCGGCCTCTCCGCCACGGGCGACATCTTCGAAGCCATCGCCCGCCGCGCCGGACACAAAGTCTCCGAATTATCCAAGGGCCTCGAAAGTTACCGCGCCGGACAGACCGGCCTTCTCCGCCTCAGTTGGGACAACGGCGACCGTACCGTCCTCGTCAACTCCGAGCTCGGCGGCGTCACCCTCGGCTGGAACCTCATCCACACCGCCCAGGACGAGCTCTACGCCGCCATCGAAGGCACCGCCTTCCACACCCGCATCATCCTCGACCGCATGGCCGAATACGGCGTTCCCGTCGACCGCGTCATCAACGCCGGCGGAATCCCCCAAAACAACCAGGTCCTCAACCAGGTCTACGCCGACGTCCTCGGCAAGCCCGTCCTAGTCCCCGCCGGAATCCCCACCAGTCTTGGCTCCGGCATCTTCGCCCTACTAGCCGCCAAAGCCTTCCCATCCATCGAAGACGCACAGGCCAGCATGTGCCTAAGCTACAAAACCTTCACGCCCAATCCGGAAGCCCACTCCACCTACAACCGCCTCTTCGACCACTACAAACGTCTCTATTTCGCCCTCGGAAAACGCAAATCCGACCCCACCGTCATCGGCGACGTCCTCCCAAACCTACGCAAAATAGCCGCGGAGGTAACGCGAGGAGCCTGA
- a CDS encoding L-ribulose-5-phosphate 4-epimerase produces MLDDLRAQVLEANLELVRRGLVLYTFGNVSGIDRQTGLVAIKPSGVPYESMHAGHMVITDLDGKIVEGDLRPSSDLATHLLLYREFPKIGAVVHTHSEYATAWAQAGRSIPAYGTTHADYFYGPVPVTDEITADDINGDYVHNTGLAIVRRFRDLDPEAVPAVLVAGHAPFCWGRTPADAAHNAVVLEAVARMAFYTTALNPECKGVSQALLDRHYFRKHGAHATYGQKG; encoded by the coding sequence ATGCTAGACGATCTCCGCGCACAAGTTCTTGAAGCCAACCTTGAGTTGGTTCGTCGCGGCCTCGTTCTCTACACCTTTGGAAACGTCAGCGGCATCGATCGCCAGACAGGCCTCGTTGCCATTAAGCCAAGCGGGGTTCCGTACGAATCAATGCACGCCGGGCACATGGTGATTACAGACCTCGATGGCAAAATCGTTGAAGGCGATTTACGTCCCTCATCCGATCTCGCCACGCACCTGTTGCTCTACCGCGAATTCCCCAAAATCGGAGCCGTTGTACACACGCACTCTGAATATGCCACCGCCTGGGCACAGGCTGGACGGAGCATCCCAGCCTACGGCACCACACACGCCGACTACTTCTATGGTCCGGTTCCCGTAACCGACGAAATCACCGCAGACGACATCAATGGCGACTACGTGCACAACACCGGCCTCGCCATCGTTCGGCGCTTTCGCGACCTCGACCCTGAAGCAGTACCCGCAGTACTCGTCGCTGGCCACGCTCCCTTTTGCTGGGGAAGGACACCAGCGGACGCTGCACACAACGCGGTAGTGCTTGAGGCAGTCGCTCGCATGGCTTTCTACACAACAGCACTCAACCCAGAATGCAAAGGAGTGTCCCAGGCCCTGCTGGATCGCCATTACTTCCGCAAACACGGCGCCCATGCAACCTACGGACAAAAAGGTTGA
- a CDS encoding S41 family peptidase, whose product MSKGFKRAILAISVLLVIVVFLGGFGLSGVRAGTQNDGAYRQVGVYEEVLHKIQSDYVVEPSIANVTNGALHGLLESLDSDSSYLTPVEYTAYKAHANEGTAQVGLNISKRFGYATVVSVMPGSPAEREQIQDGDIVESIAGQSTREMSLAMIRLMLEGKPGSDVTFSLVRPNRGKSEPDKITLTRSAIIAPTMGEQQYENSSILYLKPIVLTKARVDDIEAHLRSMQKNGNKKVLLDLRDVAEGDENQAVRLANAFLQTGTIASLEGQKVPKQIFTAEPGKFITSAPLAVLVNHGTSGPGELVAAAILDNKRGDVVGDRTFGEGTVQKTIEMPDGSALILSVAKYESPSGKKIQDEAVTPNVVVAPNIDQYLAAEEGPDNNQQTAQKPESHPDDQLNKALDLLKQKSA is encoded by the coding sequence ATGTCTAAAGGTTTTAAGCGCGCCATCCTTGCAATTTCTGTACTTCTAGTGATTGTTGTTTTCCTCGGCGGATTCGGCCTGAGCGGCGTGCGCGCCGGAACGCAGAATGATGGCGCCTATCGACAGGTTGGTGTATACGAAGAAGTTCTGCATAAGATCCAAAGCGACTACGTCGTTGAACCAAGCATCGCCAACGTCACCAATGGAGCGCTGCACGGCCTTCTGGAATCGCTCGACTCCGATTCCAGCTATCTGACTCCTGTCGAATACACGGCCTACAAGGCCCATGCAAATGAAGGCACAGCGCAGGTTGGACTCAATATCTCCAAGCGCTTCGGATACGCAACCGTCGTCTCCGTCATGCCTGGCAGCCCAGCAGAACGCGAACAGATTCAGGATGGCGACATCGTCGAGTCCATTGCCGGCCAGTCGACCCGGGAAATGTCCTTGGCCATGATCCGGTTGATGCTTGAGGGCAAACCGGGAAGTGACGTTACCTTCTCTTTGGTTCGTCCGAATCGCGGCAAGTCGGAACCTGACAAAATTACCCTTACGCGAAGCGCGATTATTGCCCCGACAATGGGCGAACAGCAATACGAGAACTCAAGCATCCTCTATCTCAAGCCAATCGTTCTTACCAAGGCGCGCGTCGACGATATTGAGGCCCACCTCCGCTCGATGCAGAAGAATGGCAACAAGAAGGTATTGCTGGACCTACGCGATGTAGCCGAAGGCGACGAGAACCAGGCAGTCCGGCTGGCAAATGCCTTCCTGCAAACGGGCACGATTGCTTCGCTTGAGGGTCAGAAAGTGCCGAAGCAGATCTTTACCGCCGAACCGGGAAAGTTCATCACATCTGCGCCACTTGCGGTTCTTGTCAACCACGGAACTTCCGGTCCGGGCGAATTGGTAGCTGCGGCGATCCTGGACAACAAGCGCGGCGACGTGGTCGGCGACCGTACCTTCGGTGAAGGCACAGTGCAGAAGACCATCGAAATGCCCGATGGCTCTGCCCTGATTCTTTCGGTGGCAAAGTATGAATCGCCTTCCGGCAAAAAGATTCAGGATGAAGCTGTAACGCCGAATGTGGTCGTGGCTCCGAACATCGATCAGTATCTGGCGGCGGAGGAGGGTCCGGACAACAACCAGCAGACTGCGCAAAAGCCGGAGTCTCACCCGGACGACCAACTCAATAAGGCTCTCGATCTTCTAAAGCAAAAGAGCGCCTAG
- a CDS encoding sodium:solute symporter family protein yields the protein MPFQYAHRLFSHPQALAFFQGKSLAHLNGVDILVIAVYFAIVIFIGFYLKGSTNTSEEFFMAGREMTAWIAGLSFVSANLGSLELMGWAGSAYQYGILATHWYWIGAIPAMLFLGIVMMPFYYISKTHSVPGYLHLRYGDGARALSAVSFAFMTVLMSGINMYSMAIVMKVVLGWNLNFSIWVSSITVALYVALGGLRSAIFNEVLQFLLIWLGALLVPILGLIEVGGWTNLRQQILTNLGRNDYVHLWSTLGHFHDNPMGIHWTGIVFGLGMVISFGYWTTDFLVVQRVLSAHNLRAARMAPIIGAGFKMAVPFIVILPGLLALSVLPFHLVGAPEAAATGQHSYNEVLPLMLVRYCSPGLLGLGVTALIAGFMSGMAGNVSAFSTVWTYDIYGAFLNKKATDQHYVAMGRWCTFIGVLISVGTAYLVQHAASIMDYVQALFSFFIAPLFGTVILGMLWKRATRAAGFWGLLAGTLTAIGLWAWVHNDPSALRYVALSADAKTMAEDMYRALWSWLVCVIVTIVVSLMTKPKPEAELEGLVYGASKIPEEHDDHWFQKPIIWAGIIAVLFVVLNVIFW from the coding sequence ATGCCCTTTCAATACGCCCACCGCCTTTTCAGCCATCCCCAGGCTCTGGCTTTTTTTCAAGGCAAATCACTCGCCCATCTCAACGGTGTCGACATACTCGTCATCGCCGTTTACTTCGCCATCGTCATCTTCATCGGCTTCTACCTGAAGGGCTCAACCAACACCAGCGAAGAGTTCTTTATGGCCGGCCGCGAAATGACCGCCTGGATCGCCGGCCTCAGCTTCGTCTCCGCCAACCTCGGATCGCTCGAACTGATGGGCTGGGCCGGCTCCGCATACCAGTACGGCATCCTCGCCACGCACTGGTATTGGATTGGCGCGATCCCCGCCATGCTCTTCCTCGGCATCGTCATGATGCCCTTCTACTACATCTCGAAAACCCACTCGGTCCCCGGCTACCTGCACCTCCGCTACGGTGATGGAGCCCGCGCACTCTCCGCCGTCAGCTTCGCATTCATGACCGTCCTCATGAGCGGCATCAACATGTACTCGATGGCCATCGTCATGAAGGTCGTCCTCGGCTGGAACCTCAATTTCAGCATCTGGGTTTCATCCATTACCGTCGCCCTCTACGTCGCCCTCGGCGGCCTGCGATCGGCAATCTTCAACGAAGTCCTGCAATTTCTTTTGATCTGGCTCGGCGCATTGCTCGTTCCCATCCTGGGACTCATCGAAGTCGGCGGCTGGACGAACCTCCGCCAGCAAATCCTCACCAACCTCGGTCGCAACGACTACGTCCATCTCTGGAGCACCCTCGGCCACTTTCACGACAACCCAATGGGCATCCACTGGACCGGCATCGTCTTCGGCCTCGGCATGGTCATCAGCTTCGGCTACTGGACTACGGATTTTCTGGTAGTCCAGCGTGTACTCTCCGCGCACAACCTGCGCGCTGCGCGCATGGCCCCCATCATCGGCGCAGGATTCAAGATGGCCGTCCCGTTCATCGTCATCCTTCCCGGCCTGCTCGCGCTCTCCGTGCTGCCCTTCCATCTCGTCGGAGCGCCGGAGGCAGCCGCCACCGGCCAGCATAGTTACAACGAAGTCCTTCCCCTGATGCTCGTCCGCTATTGCAGTCCCGGACTCCTCGGCCTCGGCGTCACCGCGCTCATCGCCGGCTTCATGTCCGGAATGGCAGGCAACGTCAGTGCCTTCTCCACCGTCTGGACTTACGACATCTACGGCGCATTCCTGAACAAGAAAGCCACCGACCAGCACTATGTCGCGATGGGCCGCTGGTGCACCTTCATCGGCGTGCTCATCTCCGTCGGCACCGCGTATCTCGTTCAGCACGCAGCCAGCATCATGGATTACGTGCAGGCGCTCTTCAGCTTTTTTATCGCGCCGCTCTTCGGAACCGTCATTCTCGGCATGCTCTGGAAGCGCGCCACCAGGGCAGCTGGATTCTGGGGCTTGCTCGCCGGAACCCTCACCGCCATCGGCCTCTGGGCATGGGTGCACAACGACCCCTCGGCGCTGCGCTACGTCGCGCTCTCTGCCGACGCCAAAACCATGGCCGAAGACATGTACCGAGCTCTGTGGTCATGGCTCGTCTGCGTCATCGTCACCATCGTGGTCAGCCTCATGACCAAGCCCAAGCCCGAAGCTGAGCTCGAAGGCCTCGTCTACGGCGCATCGAAAATTCCCGAAGAACACGATGACCATTGGTTCCAGAAACCCATCATCTGGGCCGGAATCATCGCCGTCCTCTTCGTCGTTCTCAACGTAATCTTCTGGTAG
- a CDS encoding glutaredoxin family protein, whose amino-acid sequence MSQKRVILYSQPGCPPCFAAKHFFSSREIPFEYKDVTADPKALQELMDLNSQSTPTIVVDNEVMIGFDMDRLEHLLG is encoded by the coding sequence ATGTCGCAGAAACGTGTCATTCTTTATAGCCAGCCCGGATGCCCACCGTGCTTTGCTGCCAAACATTTCTTCAGTTCGCGCGAGATCCCCTTTGAATACAAGGATGTGACCGCCGATCCGAAGGCGCTGCAGGAACTGATGGATTTAAACAGCCAGTCGACCCCGACGATTGTCGTCGATAACGAAGTCATGATCGGCTTCGACATGGACCGTCTGGAGCAT
- a CDS encoding penicillin-binding protein 1A, with amino-acid sequence MKQRPQATNGGFRPGAGRRKVAGGVALAVLLLLAVVVGSMSGFMLVYSVNLPQIDDLMRYRPNTTTDLYDAHGRIFGSFALERRVLVNYNDLSPLLREAVISIEDKNFESHWGVNFFRVIGAAYHDLTSKNRAQGASTLTMQLARNLFLSSERTFGRKLQEVLLSIQIEHTFTKQQIFALYANQIYLGRGVYGFEAGSEYYFSKQAKDLTLPEAALLAGLPKGPTEYSPVLNPDRAFRRRNMVINSMLEDGVITAAQANVARSAPLGLHIEAPPNSVAPWFVEEVRRELERKFGSDQVHQAGLKVYTTLDLDLQETANRVVLDGLAGYERRHGWRGHLLNVIAGGVGMEGFKHPDWVVPPQTGAYIHALVTGVLPYQVTARVGDDQLVLTPDDWTWTGFRTADGFLKQGDIIYVQLREEEGNLLRGTLEEDSGVQGSLMAMDNATGDVLAMVGGRDFNMSQFNRATQAERQTGSSFKPYVYTAAIEEGATPEERILDAPTSFGGYTPHNYEGNYLGNITLLKAFADSRNIPALKLAERVGMHKVIDVAHQFGITANIPAYLPVALGSVEVSLEQQMAAYAAFPNDGIRIAPRLIRRVTTAEGAPLMEDTPEVTEATSAKVARTMMVLLREVTRSGTAKDAAVLSHPIGGKTGTTSDFTDAWFLGFSPSTTCGVWVGYDNRESLGDKETGAKAALPLWVDFMRAAIAGKDNETFPGETAPRPVHLAQAAVKVPTQSIH; translated from the coding sequence TTGAAGCAGCGGCCTCAAGCAACTAACGGCGGCTTTCGCCCCGGCGCGGGACGGCGCAAGGTAGCTGGCGGTGTAGCGCTGGCGGTACTGCTGCTGCTGGCGGTCGTCGTTGGCTCCATGAGTGGATTCATGCTGGTCTACTCGGTCAATCTTCCACAGATTGATGACCTGATGCGTTACCGGCCCAACACCACCACAGACCTCTACGACGCGCACGGTCGCATCTTCGGCTCGTTTGCTCTCGAACGCCGCGTTCTGGTCAATTACAACGATCTCTCTCCCCTGCTCCGCGAGGCAGTGATCTCCATTGAAGACAAGAATTTCGAGAGCCACTGGGGTGTAAACTTCTTTCGCGTGATTGGAGCGGCCTATCACGATCTGACTTCGAAAAACCGCGCACAGGGCGCCTCGACGCTGACGATGCAGTTGGCGCGCAACCTCTTCCTTTCGAGCGAGCGTACCTTCGGTCGCAAGTTGCAGGAGGTTTTGCTCTCCATTCAGATCGAACACACCTTCACGAAGCAGCAGATTTTTGCTCTGTATGCCAACCAGATTTACCTGGGGCGTGGAGTGTATGGGTTTGAGGCTGGGTCGGAGTATTACTTCAGCAAGCAGGCCAAAGACCTCACCCTGCCGGAAGCGGCGCTGCTGGCAGGTCTGCCGAAGGGACCGACCGAGTATTCTCCGGTGCTCAATCCTGACAGGGCCTTCCGGCGACGCAACATGGTCATCAATTCCATGCTTGAGGACGGCGTCATTACCGCTGCCCAGGCGAATGTTGCCCGCTCGGCTCCGTTAGGGCTGCATATCGAGGCTCCTCCGAACAGCGTGGCTCCGTGGTTCGTTGAGGAGGTCAGACGCGAGCTGGAGCGGAAGTTTGGGTCCGACCAGGTGCATCAGGCGGGGCTGAAGGTTTATACCACTCTCGATCTCGACCTGCAGGAAACGGCAAACCGCGTAGTGCTCGACGGATTGGCTGGTTATGAGCGCCGTCACGGCTGGCGCGGCCATCTACTCAACGTCATTGCGGGCGGCGTTGGCATGGAGGGGTTCAAGCATCCAGATTGGGTTGTTCCGCCGCAGACTGGAGCTTATATTCATGCGCTGGTGACAGGTGTTCTTCCTTACCAGGTCACGGCGCGAGTTGGCGATGATCAGCTTGTGCTGACGCCGGATGACTGGACATGGACCGGATTCCGGACGGCGGATGGATTCCTGAAGCAGGGCGACATCATTTACGTTCAACTGCGCGAAGAGGAGGGCAATCTGCTGCGCGGAACGCTCGAAGAAGACTCCGGCGTGCAGGGATCGCTGATGGCGATGGACAATGCTACCGGCGACGTTCTGGCCATGGTCGGCGGCCGCGACTTCAACATGTCGCAGTTCAACCGCGCAACGCAGGCGGAGCGGCAGACCGGATCATCCTTCAAGCCCTATGTCTACACCGCCGCGATCGAGGAAGGCGCGACTCCCGAAGAGAGAATTCTCGACGCTCCAACCTCATTCGGCGGATACACGCCGCACAACTACGAGGGCAACTACCTCGGCAACATCACCCTACTGAAGGCTTTTGCCGATTCCCGTAACATTCCGGCACTAAAGCTTGCCGAGCGGGTCGGCATGCACAAGGTCATCGATGTTGCTCATCAGTTCGGCATCACAGCCAATATTCCGGCGTACCTTCCAGTGGCGCTCGGATCGGTCGAGGTGTCGCTTGAGCAGCAGATGGCCGCCTACGCCGCCTTTCCCAATGACGGCATTCGTATTGCGCCTCGGCTGATCCGGCGCGTGACGACGGCTGAAGGCGCTCCGCTGATGGAAGACACTCCCGAAGTTACGGAGGCAACCAGCGCGAAGGTGGCGCGAACCATGATGGTTCTGCTGCGCGAAGTGACCCGCAGTGGGACTGCCAAGGATGCGGCGGTGCTGAGCCATCCCATCGGCGGCAAAACCGGCACGACCAGTGATTTCACCGACGCCTGGTTTCTCGGCTTCTCACCTTCGACGACCTGCGGCGTCTGGGTGGGCTACGACAACCGCGAGTCGCTCGGTGATAAGGAAACCGGAGCAAAGGCCGCGCTGCCGCTCTGGGTCGACTTTATGCGCGCCGCCATCGCAGGCAAGGACAACGAAACTTTTCCCGGTGAAACTGCACCGAGACCAGTGCACCTGGCGCAGGCTGCGGTGAAGGTTCCGACCCAGTCAATTCATTGA
- a CDS encoding L-fucose/L-arabinose isomerase family protein, giving the protein MKKQLTFAVIVGSRGFFPHHLAKEGREEMTKVLDAAGYKSIVLTPEQTQHGAVQTPDDARHCAELFKQHREEIDGIIVTLPNFGEERAIVDAIRLSTLKVPVLVQATPDRADIMKIANRRDSFCGKMSACNNLMQYGIPYSLTALHTVSPSSDAFKKDLAWFAAVCRVVNGFKNLRIGAIGARPAAFNTVRYSEKLLELNGISVETLDLSEVMGRIARMKDTDDTAQSKLAAIKSYVSTSGIPEAALMKMAKLGAVIDGWMKETYCTISAIQCWTSLEEYFGVVPCTVMSMMSENLFSSACETDVVGVLSMYGLALASETPSALLDWNNNYGDDPDKAVCFHCSNLPKHFFADVKMDYQEIIAGTVGKENTFGTCVGRVKAGAMSYLRFSTDDFNGKIRSYVGEGEFTSDPLETFGGAGVVHIPKMQKLLRFICERGFEHHVAANFSTVASPVYEASTRYLGWDMHYHENPNA; this is encoded by the coding sequence ATGAAAAAGCAACTCACATTCGCAGTCATTGTCGGCAGCCGCGGATTCTTCCCGCACCACCTCGCGAAAGAAGGCCGCGAAGAGATGACCAAGGTACTCGACGCCGCCGGCTACAAAAGCATCGTGCTCACGCCCGAGCAGACGCAGCACGGAGCCGTCCAGACCCCCGACGACGCCCGCCACTGCGCCGAGCTCTTCAAGCAGCATCGCGAAGAGATCGACGGCATCATCGTCACCCTGCCCAACTTCGGCGAAGAGCGCGCCATCGTCGACGCTATTCGCCTCTCCACGCTCAAAGTCCCTGTGCTCGTGCAGGCCACGCCCGATCGTGCCGACATCATGAAGATCGCCAACCGCCGCGACAGCTTCTGCGGCAAGATGTCTGCCTGCAACAACCTCATGCAGTACGGCATCCCCTACTCGCTCACCGCGCTCCACACCGTCTCGCCCAGCTCCGACGCCTTCAAAAAAGATCTCGCCTGGTTCGCGGCAGTCTGCCGAGTCGTCAACGGCTTCAAGAACCTTCGCATCGGCGCCATCGGCGCTCGCCCTGCGGCTTTCAATACCGTCCGCTACAGCGAAAAGCTTCTCGAACTCAACGGCATCTCCGTCGAAACACTTGATCTTTCAGAAGTCATGGGCCGCATCGCCCGCATGAAGGACACCGACGACACAGCACAATCCAAACTAGCCGCCATCAAGTCCTACGTGTCTACCAGTGGAATCCCTGAGGCAGCCTTGATGAAGATGGCCAAGCTAGGCGCGGTCATCGACGGTTGGATGAAGGAAACCTACTGCACCATCAGCGCCATCCAGTGCTGGACCTCGCTCGAAGAATACTTCGGCGTCGTCCCATGCACCGTCATGAGCATGATGAGCGAGAACCTCTTCTCCAGCGCCTGCGAAACCGACGTCGTCGGCGTGCTCAGCATGTACGGCCTCGCTCTCGCGTCAGAAACACCCAGTGCCTTGCTCGACTGGAACAACAACTATGGCGACGACCCCGACAAGGCCGTCTGCTTCCACTGCTCCAACCTGCCCAAGCACTTCTTCGCCGACGTCAAGATGGACTACCAGGAAATTATCGCCGGCACGGTCGGCAAAGAAAACACCTTCGGCACCTGCGTAGGCCGCGTCAAAGCGGGAGCCATGAGCTATCTCCGCTTCTCCACCGACGACTTCAACGGCAAAATCCGCAGCTACGTTGGCGAAGGCGAATTCACCAGCGATCCGCTGGAAACCTTCGGCGGCGCAGGCGTAGTCCACATCCCGAAGATGCAGAAGTTACTTCGCTTCATCTGCGAACGCGGATTCGAGCACCACGTAGCCGCCAATTTCTCAACCGTAGCCAGCCCAGTCTACGAAGCATCGACGCGCTACCTCGGCTGGGATATGCACTACCACGAGAACCCCAACGCCTAA
- a CDS encoding LacI family DNA-binding transcriptional regulator has protein sequence MIKKRPRKTKSEKKRLDIRDVAKYARVSIATVSRTINRVPTVDKELTKRVWKAIEELNYFPNTQARALVSGRSRLFGLLISEITNPFFPELIQGFEDIAIENNYEILIGSTNYDPERMEICVRRMIERNVEGVAVMTFGIEEPLLDELVSRNIPMVFVDAAPPSENVSTLAVDYLHGIREGVQHLGALGHRKLGFISGPMHQRSCQLRKEAFLSSAAEIGVRPAPEWLVEGDHTLEGGMQAMEQILNSKDLPTAMMCSNDMTAIGALRVLASKGLRVPDDISVIGFDDIHLAEFVYPPLTTVRMARNDLARAAFGALRSHVEPTHSHAKKSWHIQTKLTVRQSTGYPPGTAMKKAKMRKVAEME, from the coding sequence ATGATCAAGAAAAGACCCAGAAAGACGAAGAGTGAGAAGAAGCGGCTGGACATTCGCGATGTAGCGAAATACGCGCGTGTCTCCATTGCCACCGTTTCACGCACTATCAACCGTGTACCGACCGTAGATAAAGAGCTTACCAAGCGCGTTTGGAAAGCGATCGAAGAACTGAACTACTTCCCGAACACGCAGGCGCGCGCACTCGTTTCTGGACGAAGCCGGCTATTTGGTTTGCTCATCTCAGAAATCACGAATCCCTTTTTCCCCGAGCTGATTCAAGGGTTCGAGGACATTGCCATTGAGAATAATTACGAGATTCTGATCGGGTCGACGAACTACGATCCGGAGCGCATGGAGATTTGCGTTCGGCGCATGATTGAGCGAAATGTGGAAGGCGTGGCCGTGATGACCTTTGGCATCGAAGAGCCGCTGCTTGACGAGCTGGTTTCCCGCAATATCCCCATGGTGTTTGTGGACGCCGCGCCGCCAAGCGAAAATGTCAGCACGCTTGCGGTGGACTATCTCCATGGGATTCGCGAGGGGGTGCAGCATCTGGGGGCGCTGGGGCACCGCAAGCTGGGGTTTATCAGCGGACCGATGCACCAGAGAAGCTGCCAGCTTCGCAAAGAGGCATTTCTGAGTTCGGCCGCGGAGATCGGCGTGCGGCCTGCTCCGGAGTGGCTGGTGGAAGGTGACCATACGCTCGAAGGCGGGATGCAAGCGATGGAGCAGATTTTGAATAGCAAAGACTTGCCGACGGCGATGATGTGTTCGAACGATATGACAGCGATTGGCGCGCTACGTGTGCTGGCCAGCAAGGGTTTGCGCGTTCCTGATGACATTTCGGTCATCGGCTTTGACGATATTCACCTTGCCGAGTTTGTTTATCCTCCGCTGACCACGGTACGAATGGCGCGGAATGACCTGGCCAGGGCGGCGTTTGGTGCGCTGCGTTCGCATGTGGAGCCCACGCACAGCCATGCGAAGAAGTCGTGGCACATTCAGACGAAGCTTACGGTGCGGCAATCGACCGGCTATCCTCCGGGGACGGCTATGAAGAAGGCGAAGATGCGCAAGGTGGCGGAGATGGAGTAG